One segment of Alistipes finegoldii DSM 17242 DNA contains the following:
- a CDS encoding JAB domain-containing protein translates to MKTIADKMAARGVDALTDRELLSLLTEDEQSAEALLAAYGGSLARVGSEEAARLRMIGGLGLRRARMLLAAAELGRRITAARAAETDVVSSSDDVVRLFRPQLETLSHEECWAVYLTSSNRIIERQRVSQGGVQGTVVDHRLIIKRALELLATQLILIHNHPSGAAEASPQDKVLTERIAQAAALFDIRLLDHIIIAREGDFSFLREGLIS, encoded by the coding sequence CGATAAGATGGCGGCGCGTGGCGTCGATGCGCTGACCGACCGGGAATTGCTCTCCCTGCTTACCGAGGATGAACAGAGCGCCGAAGCGCTGCTTGCCGCTTACGGCGGATCGCTTGCGCGTGTCGGCTCGGAGGAGGCCGCCCGTCTGAGGATGATCGGCGGTCTGGGACTCCGGCGCGCCCGCATGCTGCTCGCCGCGGCCGAACTCGGCCGTCGCATCACCGCTGCGCGCGCCGCCGAAACCGACGTCGTCTCGTCGAGCGACGACGTGGTGCGGCTCTTCCGCCCGCAGCTCGAAACGCTCTCGCATGAAGAGTGCTGGGCCGTTTACCTCACCTCTTCGAACCGGATCATCGAACGCCAGCGGGTAAGTCAGGGCGGCGTGCAGGGCACGGTCGTCGATCACCGGCTGATTATCAAACGGGCTTTGGAACTGCTTGCCACACAGCTTATCCTGATTCACAACCACCCCTCCGGCGCCGCCGAAGCCAGTCCGCAGGACAAGGTGCTGACCGAAAGGATCGCGCAGGCGGCCGCGCTGTTCGACATCCGGCTGCTGGATCATATCATCATCGCCCGTGAAGGAGATTTCTCGTTCCTGCGCGAGGGACTGATTTCGTGA
- the def gene encoding peptide deformylase gives MIYPIVIYGNEVLRKQCEEIAPDYPEVKKLVEDMFQTLGEAEGVGLAAPQIGKAIRLFIVDCTPWGEDDPECADYKRAFINPEIYAFSEEKKTYNEGCLSFPGIHADVPRSLAIRMRYLDENFVEHDEEFHGLKAWVIQHEYDHIEGVVFTDRISPLRRNLLKGKLLNLAKGKYRAAYKTR, from the coding sequence ATGATTTATCCGATTGTCATATACGGGAACGAGGTGCTTCGCAAACAGTGCGAGGAGATTGCGCCCGACTATCCCGAAGTGAAAAAACTTGTCGAGGACATGTTCCAGACGCTCGGCGAAGCCGAAGGCGTCGGACTGGCCGCGCCGCAGATCGGCAAGGCCATTCGTCTGTTCATCGTCGATTGCACGCCGTGGGGCGAGGACGATCCCGAATGCGCCGACTACAAGCGTGCCTTTATCAATCCCGAAATCTACGCTTTTTCGGAGGAGAAGAAGACCTATAACGAAGGGTGTCTTTCCTTTCCGGGCATCCATGCCGATGTGCCTCGTTCGCTGGCCATCAGGATGCGTTATCTCGACGAAAACTTCGTCGAGCACGACGAGGAGTTCCACGGACTGAAGGCGTGGGTCATTCAGCACGAATACGACCATATCGAAGGCGTGGTCTTCACGGACCGCATCTCGCCGCTGCGTCGCAATCTGCTGAAAGGCAAGTTGCTGAACCTTGCCAAGGGAAAGTACCGTGCGGCCTATAAGACCAGATGA
- a CDS encoding glycine--tRNA ligase yields the protein MTQEELFKKLIAHCKEYGFVFPSSEIYDGLAAVYDYGQNGVELKNNIKRYWWDSMVKLHENIVGIDAAIFMHPRTWEASGHVGAFNDPLIDNKDSKKRYRADVLIEDWLAKQDEKIEKEVEKARKRFGETFDEAKYRETSPRVAETAARRDEMHKRFVEAQNSGDLGELRQIIVDCEIVCPISGTRNWTEVRQFNLMFSTQMGSTAEGANTIYLRPETAQGIFVNFLNVQKTGRMKLPFGIAQIGKAFRNEIVARQFIFRMREFEQMEMQFFVRPGEEMKWWQAWKETRMAWHRALGFGDDRYRFHDHEKLAHYANAATDIEYNFPFGFKEVEGIHSRTDFDLGNHQKFSGRKIQYFDPETGESYVPYVVETSIGVDRMFLQVMSAAYTEEQLEGGDSRVVLRLPAALAPVKVAVLPLVKKDGMPEVAQKIVDLLKYDYNVVYDEKDSVGKRYRRQDAVGTPFCVTVDGQTLEDNTVTVRHRDTMQQERVAIDKLPALVEEECSYRKLFRKLNL from the coding sequence ATGACACAGGAAGAACTCTTCAAAAAGCTGATCGCCCACTGCAAGGAATACGGATTCGTATTCCCGTCGAGCGAAATCTACGACGGTCTGGCTGCGGTGTACGACTACGGACAGAACGGCGTGGAGTTGAAAAACAACATCAAGCGCTACTGGTGGGATTCGATGGTCAAGCTGCATGAGAATATCGTGGGCATCGACGCCGCGATCTTCATGCACCCCCGTACGTGGGAGGCTTCGGGACATGTCGGCGCGTTCAACGACCCGCTGATCGACAACAAGGACTCGAAGAAGCGTTACCGTGCCGACGTGCTGATCGAAGACTGGCTCGCCAAGCAGGACGAGAAGATCGAGAAGGAGGTGGAGAAAGCCCGCAAGCGTTTCGGAGAGACTTTCGACGAAGCCAAGTACCGCGAAACTTCGCCCCGTGTTGCCGAGACGGCCGCCCGGCGCGACGAGATGCATAAGCGTTTCGTCGAGGCGCAGAACAGCGGCGATCTGGGCGAGCTGCGCCAGATCATCGTGGACTGTGAAATCGTCTGCCCGATTTCAGGTACGCGCAACTGGACCGAGGTGCGTCAGTTCAACCTGATGTTCTCGACCCAGATGGGCTCCACGGCCGAGGGCGCCAATACGATCTACCTCCGTCCCGAAACGGCGCAGGGCATCTTCGTGAATTTCCTGAACGTGCAGAAAACCGGACGCATGAAACTGCCGTTCGGTATCGCGCAGATCGGCAAGGCGTTCCGCAACGAGATCGTCGCCCGTCAGTTCATCTTCCGCATGCGCGAGTTCGAGCAGATGGAGATGCAGTTCTTCGTGCGCCCCGGCGAGGAGATGAAGTGGTGGCAGGCATGGAAGGAGACCCGTATGGCATGGCACCGCGCGCTGGGCTTCGGCGACGACCGCTACCGTTTCCACGACCATGAGAAGCTGGCGCACTATGCCAATGCCGCGACCGATATCGAGTACAACTTCCCGTTCGGCTTCAAGGAGGTCGAAGGCATTCACTCCCGCACGGACTTCGACTTGGGCAACCACCAGAAGTTCTCAGGCCGCAAGATCCAGTACTTCGATCCCGAAACGGGCGAGAGCTATGTACCCTACGTGGTCGAGACGTCGATCGGCGTGGACCGCATGTTCCTGCAGGTAATGTCTGCAGCCTATACCGAGGAGCAGCTCGAAGGCGGCGACTCGCGCGTCGTGCTGCGTCTGCCTGCGGCGCTGGCCCCCGTGAAGGTCGCCGTTCTGCCGCTGGTGAAGAAGGACGGCATGCCCGAAGTGGCGCAGAAGATCGTGGACCTCTTGAAATACGATTACAACGTCGTTTACGACGAGAAGGATTCCGTCGGCAAGCGTTACCGCCGTCAGGACGCCGTCGGCACGCCGTTCTGCGTGACCGTGGACGGTCAGACGCTCGAAGACAACACCGTGACGGTGCGTCACCGCGACACCATGCAGCAGGAGCGTGTTGCGATCGACAAGCTGCCCGCGCTGGTCGAGGAGGAGTGCTCCTACCGCAAGCTTTTCCGGAAGCTGAATCTGTAA
- the ruvX gene encoding Holliday junction resolvase RuvX gives MGRILAIDYGTKRTGIAVSDPLRLIAGGLETVETKGLEAWLAKYFAAEDVTTIVVGKPTQMDGTPSETWRFVEPLAARLRRAYPDKEVVFYDERFTSVLAHRTMLESGIGRMARRNKALVDKISATIILQSYMEFNK, from the coding sequence GTGGGCCGCATCCTCGCCATAGATTACGGGACGAAGCGTACGGGAATCGCCGTGAGCGATCCCCTGCGGCTGATCGCCGGGGGGCTAGAAACCGTCGAAACGAAGGGACTCGAAGCGTGGCTGGCAAAATATTTCGCCGCGGAAGACGTTACTACGATAGTAGTGGGCAAGCCGACGCAGATGGACGGCACGCCTTCCGAAACGTGGCGTTTCGTCGAGCCGCTGGCAGCCCGGCTGCGCAGGGCCTATCCCGATAAGGAGGTGGTCTTTTACGACGAGCGTTTTACCTCGGTGCTGGCGCACCGCACGATGCTCGAAAGCGGTATCGGCAGGATGGCCCGGCGCAACAAGGCGTTGGTGGACAAGATTTCCGCCACGATTATTTTACAAAGTTATATGGAGTTTAACAAATGA